One stretch of Mangifera indica cultivar Alphonso chromosome 9, CATAS_Mindica_2.1, whole genome shotgun sequence DNA includes these proteins:
- the LOC123224673 gene encoding decapping 5-like protein isoform X2 — protein sequence MTTGNSKAGVESYIGSFISLISKYEIRYEGVLYYLSVSDSTIGLKTVRSFGTEGRKKDGPQVAASDKVYEYILFRGSDIKDLEVKSSPSPQREDQIYEDPAIIQSQYAGVPMNSPPSASFSGKTLMESIPWQDTSALTTRDNPGEMLTYQPVTQVGSLNQSEASKNSGAQSFSTPMYWQGYNGRSSNSSHSPLHPISFYSPSTVSSPLTMQNDAENSEPEASLVFGLITALEPASTSLNPSFLSPLTPTQCSMSPVMPFSSSSKASPSSTAPYMTDNDLNMSLVPSSSHCTKTVEAQNACKPNTEILVDHPAQSMSYPASSFPGYASGTLLTPPPSLLTSVQLVSPRPPVLSTTQKTYADQKDMGAFQSTSYNPPFASAEVTQAPLLPLPTPAPPSRYSTTLFTEEFDFEAMNEKFKKNEVWGSLGKAKQSDKSEDVENQESDQGLADKEAYAPIDNSEPKPAYNKDDFFDTISCNSLNRGTRNGQNRFSERMKLDAETFGNFRQRPHLGYGSYGGGRGDNYRGSYAGGRGYGPYGYGYRGRGYLCN from the exons ATGACGACTGGGAATTCAAAAGCCGGAGTGGAATCGTATATCGGAAGCTTCATTAGCTTGATTTCCAAGTACGAGATTCGTTACGAAGGCGTTCTTTATTATCTCAGTGTTAGTGATTCTACCATTGGCCTTAAAACCG TGAGGTCGTTCGGCACGGAGGGACGGAAGAAAGATGGACCGCAAGTTGCTGCGTCTGATAAGGTTTATGAATACATTCTGTTTCGTGGAAGTGATATTAAG GATTTGGAAGTTAAGTCCTCTCCCTCTCCCCAAAGAGAGGATCAGATATATGAAGATCCTGCTATCATTCAG TCACAGTATGCTGGGGTGCCTATGAATTCTCCACCATCAGCATCATTCAGTGGTAAAACTTTGATGGAATCAATTCCATGGCAGGATACTTCTGCTCTGACTACTAGAGATAATCCAGGTGAAATGCTTACATATCAACCGGTAACCCAGGTGGGTTCTCTGAATCAATCTGAAGCCTCCAAAAATTCTGGTGCACAATCATTTTCCACACCGATGTATTGGCAAGGGTATAATGGAAGATCTAGTAATAGTTCTCACTCTCCACTGCATCCTATATCTTTTTATTCTCCATCCACCGTGTCATCTCCGTTGACAATGCAGAATGATGCAGAGAATTCTGAGCCTGAGGCTTCTCTGGTTTTCGGATTGATAACTGCATTGGAGCCTGCATCTACCTCCTTAAATCCTAGTTTTTTGTCCCCTCTTACTCCAACACAATGTTCGATGTCTCCTGTTATGCCATTCTCATCGTCCTCTAAGGCATCTCCATCATCCACTGCCCCATATATGACTGATAACGATCTAAACATGTCCTTGGTTCCTTCCTCTAGCCATTGCACAAAAACTGTTGAAGCTCAAAATGCTTGCAAACCTAACACTGAGATTTTGGTAGACCATCCTGCACAGTCGATGTCGTATCCTGCATCATCTTTTCCGGGTTATGCTTCAGGCACCTTGCTTACACCACCTCCATCTCTGTTAACTTCAGTTCAGTTAGTATCACCTAGACCACCTGTGCTTTCTACCACACAGAAAACGTATGCTGATCAGAAGGATATGGGTGCATTCCAATCAACATCATATAATCCTCCATTCGCATCTGCCGAAGTAACTCAAGCACCATTGTTGCCATTGCCAACTCCTGCACCACCG TCTAGGTACTCTACTACTCTCTTTActgaagaatttgattttgaagctATGAACGAGAAGtttaaaaagaatgaagttTGGGGTTCTCTTGGAAAGGCAAAGCAAAGTGATAAATCAGAGGATGTTGAGAACCAAGAATCTGACCAGGGTTTGGCTGATAAAGAGGCTTATGCCCCCATTGACAATTCTGAACCTAAG CCTGCATACAATAAGGATGATTTCTTTGACACAATTTCTTGTAATTCACTTAATCGTGGAACAAGGAATGGGCAGAATCGATTCTCTGAGAGAATGAAGCTGGATGCTGAg ACTTTTGGCAACTTCAGACAGAGACCTCATCTAGGTTATGGTAGTTATGGTGGTGGACGGGGCGATAATTACCGGGGTTCATATGCCGGGGGAAGAGGATATGGACCATATGGTTATGGTTACAGGGGACGTG GCTATCTATGTAACTAA
- the LOC123224673 gene encoding decapping 5-like protein isoform X4, producing MTTGNSKAGVESYIGSFISLISKYEIRYEGVLYYLSVSDSTIGLKTVRSFGTEGRKKDGPQVAASDKVYEYILFRGSDIKDLEVKSSPSPQREDQIYEDPAIIQDTSALTTRDNPGEMLTYQPVTQVGSLNQSEASKNSGAQSFSTPMYWQGYNGRSSNSSHSPLHPISFYSPSTVSSPLTMQNDAENSEPEASLVFGLITALEPASTSLNPSFLSPLTPTQCSMSPVMPFSSSSKASPSSTAPYMTDNDLNMSLVPSSSHCTKTVEAQNACKPNTEILVDHPAQSMSYPASSFPGYASGTLLTPPPSLLTSVQLVSPRPPVLSTTQKTYADQKDMGAFQSTSYNPPFASAEVTQAPLLPLPTPAPPSRYSTTLFTEEFDFEAMNEKFKKNEVWGSLGKAKQSDKSEDVENQESDQGLADKEAYAPIDNSEPKPAYNKDDFFDTISCNSLNRGTRNGQNRFSERMKLDAETFGNFRQRPHLGYGSYGGGRGDNYRGSYAGGRGYGPYGYGYRGRGGYMHI from the exons ATGACGACTGGGAATTCAAAAGCCGGAGTGGAATCGTATATCGGAAGCTTCATTAGCTTGATTTCCAAGTACGAGATTCGTTACGAAGGCGTTCTTTATTATCTCAGTGTTAGTGATTCTACCATTGGCCTTAAAACCG TGAGGTCGTTCGGCACGGAGGGACGGAAGAAAGATGGACCGCAAGTTGCTGCGTCTGATAAGGTTTATGAATACATTCTGTTTCGTGGAAGTGATATTAAG GATTTGGAAGTTAAGTCCTCTCCCTCTCCCCAAAGAGAGGATCAGATATATGAAGATCCTGCTATCATTCAG GATACTTCTGCTCTGACTACTAGAGATAATCCAGGTGAAATGCTTACATATCAACCGGTAACCCAGGTGGGTTCTCTGAATCAATCTGAAGCCTCCAAAAATTCTGGTGCACAATCATTTTCCACACCGATGTATTGGCAAGGGTATAATGGAAGATCTAGTAATAGTTCTCACTCTCCACTGCATCCTATATCTTTTTATTCTCCATCCACCGTGTCATCTCCGTTGACAATGCAGAATGATGCAGAGAATTCTGAGCCTGAGGCTTCTCTGGTTTTCGGATTGATAACTGCATTGGAGCCTGCATCTACCTCCTTAAATCCTAGTTTTTTGTCCCCTCTTACTCCAACACAATGTTCGATGTCTCCTGTTATGCCATTCTCATCGTCCTCTAAGGCATCTCCATCATCCACTGCCCCATATATGACTGATAACGATCTAAACATGTCCTTGGTTCCTTCCTCTAGCCATTGCACAAAAACTGTTGAAGCTCAAAATGCTTGCAAACCTAACACTGAGATTTTGGTAGACCATCCTGCACAGTCGATGTCGTATCCTGCATCATCTTTTCCGGGTTATGCTTCAGGCACCTTGCTTACACCACCTCCATCTCTGTTAACTTCAGTTCAGTTAGTATCACCTAGACCACCTGTGCTTTCTACCACACAGAAAACGTATGCTGATCAGAAGGATATGGGTGCATTCCAATCAACATCATATAATCCTCCATTCGCATCTGCCGAAGTAACTCAAGCACCATTGTTGCCATTGCCAACTCCTGCACCACCG TCTAGGTACTCTACTACTCTCTTTActgaagaatttgattttgaagctATGAACGAGAAGtttaaaaagaatgaagttTGGGGTTCTCTTGGAAAGGCAAAGCAAAGTGATAAATCAGAGGATGTTGAGAACCAAGAATCTGACCAGGGTTTGGCTGATAAAGAGGCTTATGCCCCCATTGACAATTCTGAACCTAAG CCTGCATACAATAAGGATGATTTCTTTGACACAATTTCTTGTAATTCACTTAATCGTGGAACAAGGAATGGGCAGAATCGATTCTCTGAGAGAATGAAGCTGGATGCTGAg ACTTTTGGCAACTTCAGACAGAGACCTCATCTAGGTTATGGTAGTTATGGTGGTGGACGGGGCGATAATTACCGGGGTTCATATGCCGGGGGAAGAGGATATGGACCATATGGTTATGGTTACAGGGGACGTGGTGGGTATATGCATATCTAA
- the LOC123224673 gene encoding decapping 5-like protein isoform X1: MTTGNSKAGVESYIGSFISLISKYEIRYEGVLYYLSVSDSTIGLKTVRSFGTEGRKKDGPQVAASDKVYEYILFRGSDIKDLEVKSSPSPQREDQIYEDPAIIQSQYAGVPMNSPPSASFSGKTLMESIPWQDTSALTTRDNPGEMLTYQPVTQVGSLNQSEASKNSGAQSFSTPMYWQGYNGRSSNSSHSPLHPISFYSPSTVSSPLTMQNDAENSEPEASLVFGLITALEPASTSLNPSFLSPLTPTQCSMSPVMPFSSSSKASPSSTAPYMTDNDLNMSLVPSSSHCTKTVEAQNACKPNTEILVDHPAQSMSYPASSFPGYASGTLLTPPPSLLTSVQLVSPRPPVLSTTQKTYADQKDMGAFQSTSYNPPFASAEVTQAPLLPLPTPAPPSRYSTTLFTEEFDFEAMNEKFKKNEVWGSLGKAKQSDKSEDVENQESDQGLADKEAYAPIDNSEPKPAYNKDDFFDTISCNSLNRGTRNGQNRFSERMKLDAETFGNFRQRPHLGYGSYGGGRGDNYRGSYAGGRGYGPYGYGYRGRGGYMHI, from the exons ATGACGACTGGGAATTCAAAAGCCGGAGTGGAATCGTATATCGGAAGCTTCATTAGCTTGATTTCCAAGTACGAGATTCGTTACGAAGGCGTTCTTTATTATCTCAGTGTTAGTGATTCTACCATTGGCCTTAAAACCG TGAGGTCGTTCGGCACGGAGGGACGGAAGAAAGATGGACCGCAAGTTGCTGCGTCTGATAAGGTTTATGAATACATTCTGTTTCGTGGAAGTGATATTAAG GATTTGGAAGTTAAGTCCTCTCCCTCTCCCCAAAGAGAGGATCAGATATATGAAGATCCTGCTATCATTCAG TCACAGTATGCTGGGGTGCCTATGAATTCTCCACCATCAGCATCATTCAGTGGTAAAACTTTGATGGAATCAATTCCATGGCAGGATACTTCTGCTCTGACTACTAGAGATAATCCAGGTGAAATGCTTACATATCAACCGGTAACCCAGGTGGGTTCTCTGAATCAATCTGAAGCCTCCAAAAATTCTGGTGCACAATCATTTTCCACACCGATGTATTGGCAAGGGTATAATGGAAGATCTAGTAATAGTTCTCACTCTCCACTGCATCCTATATCTTTTTATTCTCCATCCACCGTGTCATCTCCGTTGACAATGCAGAATGATGCAGAGAATTCTGAGCCTGAGGCTTCTCTGGTTTTCGGATTGATAACTGCATTGGAGCCTGCATCTACCTCCTTAAATCCTAGTTTTTTGTCCCCTCTTACTCCAACACAATGTTCGATGTCTCCTGTTATGCCATTCTCATCGTCCTCTAAGGCATCTCCATCATCCACTGCCCCATATATGACTGATAACGATCTAAACATGTCCTTGGTTCCTTCCTCTAGCCATTGCACAAAAACTGTTGAAGCTCAAAATGCTTGCAAACCTAACACTGAGATTTTGGTAGACCATCCTGCACAGTCGATGTCGTATCCTGCATCATCTTTTCCGGGTTATGCTTCAGGCACCTTGCTTACACCACCTCCATCTCTGTTAACTTCAGTTCAGTTAGTATCACCTAGACCACCTGTGCTTTCTACCACACAGAAAACGTATGCTGATCAGAAGGATATGGGTGCATTCCAATCAACATCATATAATCCTCCATTCGCATCTGCCGAAGTAACTCAAGCACCATTGTTGCCATTGCCAACTCCTGCACCACCG TCTAGGTACTCTACTACTCTCTTTActgaagaatttgattttgaagctATGAACGAGAAGtttaaaaagaatgaagttTGGGGTTCTCTTGGAAAGGCAAAGCAAAGTGATAAATCAGAGGATGTTGAGAACCAAGAATCTGACCAGGGTTTGGCTGATAAAGAGGCTTATGCCCCCATTGACAATTCTGAACCTAAG CCTGCATACAATAAGGATGATTTCTTTGACACAATTTCTTGTAATTCACTTAATCGTGGAACAAGGAATGGGCAGAATCGATTCTCTGAGAGAATGAAGCTGGATGCTGAg ACTTTTGGCAACTTCAGACAGAGACCTCATCTAGGTTATGGTAGTTATGGTGGTGGACGGGGCGATAATTACCGGGGTTCATATGCCGGGGGAAGAGGATATGGACCATATGGTTATGGTTACAGGGGACGTGGTGGGTATATGCATATCTAA
- the LOC123224673 gene encoding decapping 5-like protein isoform X3 has protein sequence MTTGNSKAGVESYIGSFISLISKYEIRYEGVLYYLSVSDSTIGLKTVRSFGTEGRKKDGPQVAASDKVYEYILFRGSDIKDLEVKSSPSPQREDQIYEDPAIIQYAGVPMNSPPSASFSGKTLMESIPWQDTSALTTRDNPGEMLTYQPVTQVGSLNQSEASKNSGAQSFSTPMYWQGYNGRSSNSSHSPLHPISFYSPSTVSSPLTMQNDAENSEPEASLVFGLITALEPASTSLNPSFLSPLTPTQCSMSPVMPFSSSSKASPSSTAPYMTDNDLNMSLVPSSSHCTKTVEAQNACKPNTEILVDHPAQSMSYPASSFPGYASGTLLTPPPSLLTSVQLVSPRPPVLSTTQKTYADQKDMGAFQSTSYNPPFASAEVTQAPLLPLPTPAPPSRYSTTLFTEEFDFEAMNEKFKKNEVWGSLGKAKQSDKSEDVENQESDQGLADKEAYAPIDNSEPKPAYNKDDFFDTISCNSLNRGTRNGQNRFSERMKLDAETFGNFRQRPHLGYGSYGGGRGDNYRGSYAGGRGYGPYGYGYRGRGGYMHI, from the exons ATGACGACTGGGAATTCAAAAGCCGGAGTGGAATCGTATATCGGAAGCTTCATTAGCTTGATTTCCAAGTACGAGATTCGTTACGAAGGCGTTCTTTATTATCTCAGTGTTAGTGATTCTACCATTGGCCTTAAAACCG TGAGGTCGTTCGGCACGGAGGGACGGAAGAAAGATGGACCGCAAGTTGCTGCGTCTGATAAGGTTTATGAATACATTCTGTTTCGTGGAAGTGATATTAAG GATTTGGAAGTTAAGTCCTCTCCCTCTCCCCAAAGAGAGGATCAGATATATGAAGATCCTGCTATCATTCAG TATGCTGGGGTGCCTATGAATTCTCCACCATCAGCATCATTCAGTGGTAAAACTTTGATGGAATCAATTCCATGGCAGGATACTTCTGCTCTGACTACTAGAGATAATCCAGGTGAAATGCTTACATATCAACCGGTAACCCAGGTGGGTTCTCTGAATCAATCTGAAGCCTCCAAAAATTCTGGTGCACAATCATTTTCCACACCGATGTATTGGCAAGGGTATAATGGAAGATCTAGTAATAGTTCTCACTCTCCACTGCATCCTATATCTTTTTATTCTCCATCCACCGTGTCATCTCCGTTGACAATGCAGAATGATGCAGAGAATTCTGAGCCTGAGGCTTCTCTGGTTTTCGGATTGATAACTGCATTGGAGCCTGCATCTACCTCCTTAAATCCTAGTTTTTTGTCCCCTCTTACTCCAACACAATGTTCGATGTCTCCTGTTATGCCATTCTCATCGTCCTCTAAGGCATCTCCATCATCCACTGCCCCATATATGACTGATAACGATCTAAACATGTCCTTGGTTCCTTCCTCTAGCCATTGCACAAAAACTGTTGAAGCTCAAAATGCTTGCAAACCTAACACTGAGATTTTGGTAGACCATCCTGCACAGTCGATGTCGTATCCTGCATCATCTTTTCCGGGTTATGCTTCAGGCACCTTGCTTACACCACCTCCATCTCTGTTAACTTCAGTTCAGTTAGTATCACCTAGACCACCTGTGCTTTCTACCACACAGAAAACGTATGCTGATCAGAAGGATATGGGTGCATTCCAATCAACATCATATAATCCTCCATTCGCATCTGCCGAAGTAACTCAAGCACCATTGTTGCCATTGCCAACTCCTGCACCACCG TCTAGGTACTCTACTACTCTCTTTActgaagaatttgattttgaagctATGAACGAGAAGtttaaaaagaatgaagttTGGGGTTCTCTTGGAAAGGCAAAGCAAAGTGATAAATCAGAGGATGTTGAGAACCAAGAATCTGACCAGGGTTTGGCTGATAAAGAGGCTTATGCCCCCATTGACAATTCTGAACCTAAG CCTGCATACAATAAGGATGATTTCTTTGACACAATTTCTTGTAATTCACTTAATCGTGGAACAAGGAATGGGCAGAATCGATTCTCTGAGAGAATGAAGCTGGATGCTGAg ACTTTTGGCAACTTCAGACAGAGACCTCATCTAGGTTATGGTAGTTATGGTGGTGGACGGGGCGATAATTACCGGGGTTCATATGCCGGGGGAAGAGGATATGGACCATATGGTTATGGTTACAGGGGACGTGGTGGGTATATGCATATCTAA
- the LOC123226378 gene encoding protein CREG1-like yields MELMQTEQEEKEELAWKMEMKMGTERHRWNYSRQHQELKSLVNSFKVCFLILFFVVGIQISAQGRLLSSVPKPDRNDVAAYACWLVSQNSWGVLNTISNKLEGAPFGNVVSFSDGLPNEGSVIPYFYLTTLDPTASNALKDQRSSLTVSEYPLGTCGKRDPENPVCAKITLTGKVCG; encoded by the exons ATGGAACTGATGCAAACTGAACAGGAAGAGAAGGAAGAGTTGGCGTGGAAGATGGAAATGAAGATGGGAACGGAACGGCATCGTTGGAATTAC AGCCGTCAGCATCAGGAACTAAAAAGTCTTGTTAACAGTTTCAAAGTTTGCTTTTTGATCTTGTTTTTCGTTGTGGGCATCCAAATTAGTGCGCAGGGTCGCTTGCTGAGTTCAGTCCCGAAACCTGACAGAAACGATGTAGCTGCTTATGCTTGTTGGCTAGTCTCACAAAATTCGTGGGgggtattaaa TACTATATCCAATAAGTTGGAAGGAGCACCCTTTgg GAATGTTGTTTCATTTAGTGATGGACTACCTAATGAAGGTAGTGTTATCCCATATTTCTATTTGACAACTCTTGATCCTACTGCCAGTAATGCATTGAAAGACCAGAGGTCTTCACTGACAGTTAGTGAGTACCCTCTTGGAACTTGTGGCAAGAGAGACCCTGAAAATCCTGTTTGTGCAAAAATTACGCTCACGGGAAAGGTTTGTGGTTAA